The following proteins come from a genomic window of Crocosphaera sp. UHCC 0190:
- a CDS encoding YtxH domain-containing protein codes for MSKNNNGGLFVVGMVIGGLLGTVTGILMAPRSGRETRRIIKKSADALPEMAEDLSTTVQLQADRLSESAQKNWGETLVRLKEAIAAGIEATQTEIPETSLPRDITSDVSPSDNNP; via the coding sequence ATGTCAAAGAATAACAATGGCGGTCTATTCGTGGTAGGAATGGTAATCGGTGGATTACTTGGTACTGTTACCGGAATCTTAATGGCCCCCCGTTCAGGAAGAGAAACCAGACGTATTATTAAAAAATCCGCTGATGCTTTACCCGAAATGGCCGAAGATTTATCAACGACGGTACAACTACAAGCCGATCGCCTGTCGGAGTCGGCCCAGAAAAATTGGGGAGAAACCCTAGTCCGACTGAAAGAAGCGATCGCTGCGGGTATTGAAGCGACTCAAACCGAGATACCCGAAACCTCTTTGCCCCGTGACATTACGTCAGATGTTAGCCCCTCAGACAATAATCCTTAG
- a CDS encoding TPM domain-containing protein yields the protein MQKPGLKRFFITLVTCVLSLAILVFSPKPALAVNNPELLPEIVTPVVDLANFLPDPQESSLINEIETFEQETGWKLRVLTQYDRSPGRAVINFWGLDDKSILLVADSRGGNILSFSIGDDVYELLPRTFWIELQARFGNMYYVRDNGENNAIMSSLNTVKGCLVKGGCGVVPGLPREQWILTLITSIVGGLVFGFAGIPRNKDQVFAWQWVLIISPLWGILFIAFGIGPVVTRTSDWLPLFRNVMGFALGVLVAYLSPLLNQPTPSNTNT from the coding sequence ATGCAGAAACCTGGCCTGAAACGTTTTTTCATCACCCTTGTTACTTGTGTTCTCAGTCTTGCTATTTTAGTTTTTTCACCAAAACCAGCCTTAGCGGTTAATAATCCAGAGTTATTACCGGAAATTGTTACCCCTGTAGTTGATTTAGCTAATTTTCTCCCCGATCCTCAAGAATCCTCTTTGATTAATGAGATCGAAACCTTTGAACAGGAAACAGGATGGAAACTTCGAGTCTTAACTCAATATGATCGCTCTCCTGGCCGTGCGGTGATTAATTTTTGGGGACTCGATGACAAAAGTATCCTTTTAGTGGCGGATTCTCGCGGTGGCAACATCCTTTCCTTTAGTATTGGGGATGATGTCTATGAATTATTACCCCGCACCTTCTGGATTGAATTACAAGCCCGTTTTGGCAATATGTACTATGTCCGAGATAATGGGGAAAATAATGCCATCATGAGTTCATTAAATACCGTGAAAGGCTGTTTAGTTAAGGGCGGCTGTGGGGTAGTGCCTGGTTTACCCAGAGAACAATGGATTTTGACCCTAATTACTTCCATTGTCGGGGGATTAGTCTTTGGGTTCGCCGGAATTCCTCGTAACAAAGATCAAGTCTTTGCTTGGCAATGGGTTTTGATTATCTCTCCGCTTTGGGGTATACTTTTTATCGCTTTCGGCATTGGGCCGGTGGTAACAAGAACTTCTGATTGGTTGCCCTTGTTTCGCAATGTGATGGGCTTTGCCTTGGGGGTATTAGTGGCTTATCTATCTCCCCTGCTTAACCAACCTACACCCTCTAATACTAATACTTAA
- a CDS encoding precorrin-8X methylmutase: MEWHLTDAQSLAMIDGEIGETAFSPAEYEIIRRVIYQTADFDYLSLIRFSERALQSGAAALAARSTIVVDVPMVQVGIVQNLQESFANAVYCSTQTITRPQKTQTKTAWGIKTLAKRYPEAIFVIGESQTALTALVELVEDENIKPALVIGTPAGFIGADVAKQRLHDAQVPYITVDGRKGSAVVAVAIVNGLLDLAWQAYGQIGNGAS, encoded by the coding sequence ATGGAATGGCACCTAACTGATGCCCAAAGTCTGGCCATGATTGATGGTGAAATCGGTGAGACAGCTTTCTCTCCGGCTGAATATGAAATTATCCGTCGGGTGATTTATCAAACCGCCGATTTTGACTATCTTTCTTTAATTCGTTTTTCTGAACGCGCCTTACAATCAGGGGCCGCTGCCTTAGCGGCCCGTAGTACCATTGTGGTAGATGTGCCAATGGTACAGGTGGGTATTGTGCAAAATCTTCAGGAAAGCTTTGCTAATGCGGTTTATTGTAGTACCCAAACCATTACCCGTCCCCAAAAAACGCAAACAAAAACCGCCTGGGGGATCAAAACCTTGGCTAAACGTTATCCTGAAGCTATTTTTGTCATTGGGGAGTCCCAAACGGCTTTGACAGCTTTGGTGGAATTAGTTGAAGATGAAAATATTAAACCTGCTCTGGTGATTGGCACTCCGGCGGGGTTTATTGGGGCAGATGTGGCTAAACAAAGGCTACATGATGCCCAAGTTCCCTATATTACGGTCGATGGAAGGAAGGGTAGTGCTGTGGTAGCGGTGGCCATTGTTAATGGGTTATTAGATTTAGCTTGGCAAGCTTATGGACAAATAGGAAATGGGGCGAGTTAA
- a CDS encoding DUF948 domain-containing protein, which yields MSDPLFWLGCSLLLVAVSLTAVLVAALPALQELARAARSAEKLFDTLEREFPPTLESIRLTGLEISELTDDIDSGVKSASDIVKQVDQSLNSTRQQVNKVQQGTRRLASGVKAALRTWNRSPYQKIKEEKP from the coding sequence GTGAGTGATCCCCTATTTTGGCTTGGATGTTCTCTTTTACTCGTCGCTGTCAGTCTGACTGCAGTCTTAGTGGCGGCTTTACCTGCCCTACAAGAATTAGCCAGGGCTGCCCGGAGTGCAGAAAAATTGTTTGATACCCTAGAACGAGAATTTCCTCCCACCTTAGAATCAATTCGCCTGACAGGGCTAGAAATTAGTGAATTGACTGATGATATTGATAGTGGGGTAAAAAGTGCCTCAGACATCGTTAAACAGGTGGATCAAAGCTTAAATAGTACCCGGCAACAGGTAAACAAGGTACAACAAGGAACCCGTCGTCTTGCTAGTGGGGTTAAAGCGGCTTTGCGAACTTGGAACCGTTCCCCCTACCAAAAAATTAAAGAGGAGAAACCTTAA
- a CDS encoding NAD(+) kinase has translation MELKQVIIAHKAGDAQSKSWAQTCARQLEARNCKVLMGPSGFKDNPYPVFLSSATEKIDLAIVLGGDGTILAGARQLAPEGIPILAVNVGGHLGFLTEPFELFQDTEQVWDRLQGDRYAMLQRMMLEARLFEGDRRNPQASSERFYCLNEMCVKPACVDRMPTAILEIEVDGEIVDQYQGDGLLVATPTGSTCYTASANGPIIHPGMDAIAVTPICPLSLSSRPIVIPPGSVVDIWPLGDYELNTKLWTDSCLATSIWPGQWVSVRMASCMARFIVLRENYSFYQTLREKLQWAGARIRYDNNHRVS, from the coding sequence GTGGAACTGAAACAGGTTATTATTGCCCATAAAGCCGGAGATGCCCAAAGTAAATCATGGGCCCAAACCTGCGCTCGACAATTAGAAGCCCGTAACTGTAAAGTCTTAATGGGACCCAGTGGCTTTAAGGATAACCCCTATCCGGTATTTCTCTCCTCAGCTACGGAAAAAATCGATTTGGCCATCGTTTTAGGGGGTGATGGGACAATTTTAGCCGGGGCCCGACAATTAGCCCCAGAAGGTATCCCTATCTTAGCGGTGAATGTGGGGGGACATTTAGGGTTTTTGACGGAACCTTTTGAATTATTTCAAGATACGGAACAGGTTTGGGATCGTCTCCAAGGCGATCGCTATGCTATGTTACAACGGATGATGTTAGAAGCGCGGTTATTTGAAGGCGATCGCCGCAACCCTCAAGCAAGTAGTGAGCGTTTTTATTGTCTTAATGAAATGTGTGTTAAACCGGCCTGTGTTGACCGAATGCCCACTGCTATCTTAGAAATTGAAGTAGATGGGGAAATTGTCGATCAATATCAAGGAGATGGGTTATTAGTAGCGACTCCTACGGGTTCTACTTGTTATACAGCTTCGGCCAATGGCCCGATTATTCATCCTGGAATGGATGCGATCGCCGTAACTCCTATTTGTCCTCTGAGTTTATCGAGTCGTCCTATTGTTATTCCTCCTGGTTCTGTTGTCGATATTTGGCCCTTGGGTGACTATGAATTAAATACGAAATTATGGACGGATAGTTGTTTAGCGACTTCTATTTGGCCGGGACAATGGGTATCAGTTAGAATGGCGAGTTGTATGGCGAGATTTATTGTTTTACGGGAGAATTATTCTTTTTATCAAACCTTAAGAGAAAAGTTACAATGGGCCGGGGCGAGAATTCGTTATGATAATAATCATCGGGTTTCTTAA